A stretch of Desulfobacter hydrogenophilus DNA encodes these proteins:
- a CDS encoding Lrp/AsnC family transcriptional regulator → MDRIDKKILNILQENGKITNAKLSRMVGISAPATFERVKRLETAGIISHFTAVVDPEKVGFSIMVIVSITLSLSKLSSVPLIKEKFSELDEVVECYQIAGAHDFILKVIAKDIKAYAEFMNQKLTRIQGIQNIQSSIVIDSPKDKKIFVLETGE, encoded by the coding sequence TTGGACCGGATTGATAAAAAAATACTGAACATTCTCCAGGAAAACGGGAAAATAACCAATGCCAAGCTGTCCCGGATGGTGGGGATTTCAGCGCCTGCTACTTTCGAACGGGTGAAGCGCCTTGAAACTGCTGGGATTATCTCCCATTTTACGGCGGTGGTGGATCCGGAAAAGGTCGGTTTTTCCATCATGGTCATTGTCAGCATTACATTGAGCTTGAGCAAACTGTCTTCGGTGCCTTTAATCAAGGAAAAATTTTCGGAACTTGATGAGGTTGTGGAGTGCTACCAGATTGCCGGTGCCCATGATTTTATTCTCAAGGTCATTGCAAAGGACATCAAGGCCTATGCAGAATTTATGAACCAAAAATTGACCCGGATACAGGGCATCCAGAACATCCAGTCTTCAATTGTCATTGACAGCCCTAAGGATAAAAAAATTTTTGTCTTGGAAACCGGGGAATGA
- a CDS encoding alpha/beta hydrolase, with translation MIEEFITITGVGNICLEGYLNRQETGKAVVLTHPHPLYGGNMDVPVICRMAACFQSAGIATLRFNFRGTGGSAGKFDDGRGEQDDVRSGLDFLSDQGYDQLFLAGYSFGSWVNAHVVSAGVDICDHIMVSPPAALLSFDQVEPLPNTGLIITGENDDLAPVFLVQDLLSKWKISPRIEVLSDVDHFYVGALDKLEDVLSDYLQS, from the coding sequence ATGATTGAAGAATTCATTACCATAACCGGTGTCGGCAATATCTGTCTTGAGGGGTATTTAAACCGGCAGGAGACAGGGAAAGCTGTTGTGCTCACACATCCCCACCCTCTTTATGGTGGGAACATGGATGTGCCTGTGATCTGCCGGATGGCTGCCTGCTTTCAATCCGCCGGGATTGCTACCCTGCGTTTTAATTTCAGAGGTACCGGGGGCAGTGCCGGAAAATTTGACGATGGCCGGGGCGAGCAGGATGATGTCAGAAGCGGTTTAGATTTTTTATCCGACCAAGGGTATGATCAGCTTTTTCTTGCCGGATACTCCTTTGGTTCATGGGTCAATGCCCATGTCGTCAGTGCCGGTGTTGATATCTGCGATCATATTATGGTCTCGCCGCCGGCAGCGTTGTTGAGTTTTGACCAAGTGGAACCGTTGCCCAATACAGGACTGATTATTACTGGTGAAAATGATGATTTGGCACCTGTTTTCCTGGTGCAGGATCTTTTGTCTAAATGGAAAATTTCTCCCCGGATAGAGGTTCTTTCCGATGTCGATCACTTTTATGTTGGTGCTTTAGACAAGTTGGAAGACGTTCTTTCAGACTACCTGCAGTCCTGA
- a CDS encoding CTP synthase: MAEVTKYIFVTGGVLSSLGKGLASAAIGMLLESRGLSVTIQKLDPYINVDPGTMNPFQHGEVFVTDDGAETDLDLGHYERFTNAKLGKNNNFTTGKIYHQVITKERRGEYLGGTVQVIPHITDEIKRAISLVSHNTDVVIVEIGGTIGDIESLPFLEAIRQFKADAGANNVIYIHLTLVPYIKTACEVKTKPTQHSVKELRSIGIQPDILLCRTESLLTQDIKNKIALFCNVGPEAVFTAKDVDCIYDVPIVYNEEGLGDMILKKLNIWARAPRIDGWREMVERLKNPRHNVTIAIVGKYVDLTESYKSLNEALTHGGISNDTKVNLQFVDSSTLTKKNVVDVLSKVDGVLVPGGFGTRGIEGKILAAGFARENKVPFFGICLGMQMAVVEIARNLAGLEDANSEEFDIDTPYPVIYLMKEWVDEQTGKVEKRDESSNKGGTMRLGAYPCLLVENTFAMNAYKTENISERHRHRFEFNNEYKDKLVESGLIISGTSPDHDLVEIVELKNHPWFLGCQFHPEFKSKPMVPHPLFKAFIRAALKNKK, encoded by the coding sequence ATGGCTGAGGTAACTAAATATATTTTTGTAACAGGCGGAGTGTTATCATCATTGGGCAAGGGGTTGGCGTCGGCGGCCATCGGTATGCTTTTGGAAAGCCGGGGTCTGAGCGTGACCATTCAGAAACTGGACCCCTACATAAATGTTGACCCTGGAACCATGAACCCCTTCCAGCACGGTGAAGTGTTTGTCACTGATGACGGTGCGGAAACCGATCTTGATCTGGGGCATTATGAACGGTTCACCAATGCCAAACTTGGTAAGAACAACAATTTTACCACAGGAAAGATCTATCACCAGGTGATCACCAAGGAACGCCGGGGCGAATACCTTGGCGGGACTGTTCAAGTGATCCCCCATATTACTGACGAAATTAAACGGGCCATTTCCCTGGTTTCCCATAACACCGATGTGGTGATTGTTGAAATCGGCGGCACCATCGGGGATATTGAATCCCTTCCCTTTCTTGAGGCCATCCGCCAGTTCAAAGCCGATGCCGGCGCCAATAACGTGATTTACATCCACTTGACCCTGGTACCCTATATTAAAACCGCCTGTGAGGTAAAAACCAAACCCACCCAGCATAGTGTCAAGGAACTTAGAAGCATCGGTATCCAGCCGGATATTCTTTTGTGTCGTACGGAGAGCCTTTTGACCCAGGATATTAAAAACAAGATTGCTCTGTTCTGCAATGTCGGACCTGAAGCCGTCTTCACCGCTAAGGATGTGGATTGCATCTATGATGTGCCCATTGTCTATAACGAAGAAGGCCTCGGGGACATGATTCTTAAAAAATTGAACATATGGGCCCGGGCCCCGCGTATTGACGGTTGGCGGGAAATGGTGGAGCGCCTGAAAAATCCAAGGCATAATGTCACCATCGCCATTGTGGGTAAATATGTAGACTTAACAGAGAGCTATAAAAGTCTGAACGAGGCATTGACCCATGGCGGTATCTCCAATGACACCAAGGTAAATTTGCAATTTGTGGATTCCTCCACCCTGACAAAAAAGAATGTAGTTGACGTGCTGTCCAAGGTCGATGGTGTTCTAGTCCCGGGCGGGTTCGGGACCCGGGGGATTGAAGGAAAGATTCTTGCTGCCGGGTTTGCCCGTGAAAACAAGGTGCCCTTTTTCGGTATCTGCCTGGGTATGCAGATGGCCGTAGTTGAGATTGCACGCAATCTTGCCGGCCTGGAAGATGCCAACAGCGAGGAATTTGATATCGACACGCCCTATCCGGTGATCTACCTGATGAAAGAGTGGGTGGATGAGCAGACCGGCAAGGTGGAGAAACGGGATGAATCCTCGAATAAAGGCGGCACCATGCGGTTAGGTGCCTATCCCTGTCTTCTGGTTGAAAACACCTTTGCCATGAATGCTTACAAGACTGAAAATATTTCCGAACGGCATCGCCACCGTTTTGAGTTCAATAATGAATACAAGGATAAACTGGTTGAATCAGGACTTATTATTTCAGGGACATCCCCGGACCATGACCTGGTGGAAATTGTGGAACTTAAAAATCACCCGTGGTTTCTGGGCTGCCAGTTTCATCCGGAATTCAAGTCCAAACCCATGGTTCCCCATCCTCTTTTTAAGGCATTTATCAGGGCCGCGCTGAAAAATAAAAAATGA
- the eno gene encoding phosphopyruvate hydratase, producing MTELIDVRAREIIDSRGNPTVEVDVTLACGAQGRAAVPSGASTGTREALELRDKAENRFMGKGVLNAVANVNEVIAPEIIGYDAMDQAGLDRTMIDIDGTENKSRLGANAILGVSMAAARAAAAANGIPLYRHIGGINARVMPVPMMNIINGGAHAANNLDIQEFMILPFGAANVSEAVRMGAETFHNLKKILKGKGLATGVGDEGGFAPDLASNEEAIENIIAAIEAAGYRPGKDIGIGLDAAASEFYKNGKYVFASENRELSPAELIDYYESLIDKYPLVSIEDGLAEEDWDNWEIMTQRLGNRVQIVGDDIFVTNPDIFKQGIARGVGNSILIKLNQIGTVTETLDTIQMAKDSGYTTVVSHRSGETEDSFIADLAVGVNSGQIKTGSMSRSDRVAKYNQLMRIEEELADCAVFPEDLFVLK from the coding sequence ATGACGGAACTGATTGATGTCAGGGCAAGGGAAATTATCGATTCCAGGGGGAATCCTACGGTTGAAGTGGATGTGACTTTAGCCTGCGGCGCACAGGGGCGGGCTGCTGTGCCTTCTGGTGCGTCAACCGGTACAAGGGAGGCGCTTGAGCTTCGTGACAAGGCCGAAAACCGTTTCATGGGTAAAGGTGTGCTCAATGCGGTGGCCAATGTCAATGAAGTCATAGCTCCGGAGATCATCGGCTATGATGCCATGGACCAGGCCGGACTGGACCGGACCATGATTGATATTGACGGAACTGAAAACAAATCACGGCTGGGTGCCAACGCTATTCTGGGCGTTTCCATGGCCGCCGCAAGGGCCGCAGCTGCAGCCAATGGGATTCCATTGTACCGCCATATCGGTGGCATCAATGCGCGGGTCATGCCTGTTCCCATGATGAATATAATCAACGGCGGTGCCCATGCTGCCAACAACCTGGATATCCAGGAATTTATGATTCTTCCCTTCGGGGCAGCCAATGTGTCCGAAGCTGTCCGCATGGGCGCCGAAACTTTTCATAACCTGAAAAAGATACTTAAAGGCAAGGGGCTTGCCACGGGCGTTGGTGACGAAGGTGGATTCGCTCCGGATCTTGCGTCCAATGAAGAGGCCATTGAAAATATTATTGCCGCCATTGAAGCGGCCGGCTATCGTCCAGGCAAGGATATCGGCATCGGCCTGGATGCCGCAGCCAGCGAGTTTTACAAAAACGGCAAGTATGTATTCGCTTCTGAAAATAGAGAATTATCCCCTGCTGAACTCATTGATTACTATGAAAGTCTGATTGATAAATATCCTTTGGTTTCCATTGAAGACGGTCTGGCAGAAGAGGACTGGGATAACTGGGAAATTATGACCCAGCGCCTGGGTAACCGTGTTCAGATTGTGGGTGATGATATCTTTGTGACAAATCCAGATATTTTTAAACAAGGCATCGCCAGGGGGGTGGGCAATTCCATTCTGATTAAGCTTAACCAGATCGGCACCGTGACCGAAACCCTTGACACCATCCAGATGGCTAAGGATTCGGGGTATACCACCGTGGTGTCCCACAGGTCCGGTGAAACCGAAGACAGCTTTATTGCCGACCTTGCTGTGGGCGTGAATTCCGGACAGATAAAAACCGGATCCATGTCTAGAAGTGATCGTGTTGCAAAATACAATCAACTGATGCGCATAGAAGAGGAACTGGCTGATTGTGCAGTCTTTCCGGAGGATCTGTTTGTTTTAAAATAG
- a CDS encoding adenylate kinase: MNILFFGPNGSGKGTQGKILKDKYNMAHVESGAIFRDNIKGGTELGKKAKEYIDKGDLVPDEITIPMMIDRIKQDDCKNGWLLDGFPRNKVQSEKLHAALNEQGIKLDYVIEMLLDREIAKNRIMGRRLCENDNNHPNNIFIDAIKPDGDKCRVCGGALSSRADDQDENAIDKRHSIYYDTETGTLASSYYFRDLPDADFKYITLNGEQALPDVTAELISKL, translated from the coding sequence ATGAACATCTTATTTTTCGGCCCCAACGGCAGCGGCAAAGGCACCCAGGGAAAAATCCTGAAAGACAAATACAATATGGCCCATGTTGAATCCGGTGCAATTTTCCGCGACAACATCAAGGGCGGCACTGAACTTGGCAAAAAAGCCAAAGAATATATTGACAAGGGCGACCTGGTGCCTGATGAAATCACGATTCCCATGATGATCGACCGTATCAAACAGGATGACTGTAAAAACGGCTGGCTGCTGGACGGTTTTCCAAGAAATAAAGTTCAGTCTGAAAAACTGCATGCCGCACTGAACGAACAGGGCATCAAACTTGACTATGTTATCGAAATGCTGCTGGATCGTGAAATTGCCAAAAACAGAATTATGGGCAGACGGTTGTGCGAGAATGACAACAACCACCCCAACAATATTTTCATTGATGCCATTAAGCCCGACGGAGACAAATGCCGGGTATGCGGTGGTGCACTGAGCTCCCGTGCAGATGATCAGGACGAGAACGCCATCGACAAACGCCACTCCATTTATTATGACACGGAGACAGGCACCCTGGCCTCTTCTTATTACTTCAGAGATCTGCCTGATGCAGATTTCAAATATATCACGCTGAACGGCGAACAGGCACTGCCCGATGTAACGGCAGAACTGATTTCCAAACTGTAA
- the rpsU gene encoding 30S ribosomal protein S21, with protein sequence MKEITVTVIDNDVEKALRILKKKIQNDGLFKRLKVKKHFEKPCQYRRRKMREAMRRQRIAASRSRRRRS encoded by the coding sequence TTGAAAGAAATTACTGTCACAGTTATTGACAATGACGTTGAAAAAGCGTTACGCATTCTGAAGAAAAAAATTCAGAATGACGGACTGTTTAAACGTCTCAAGGTTAAGAAACATTTTGAAAAACCTTGTCAGTACAGAAGACGTAAGATGAGAGAGGCAATGAGAAGACAACGAATTGCCGCCTCAAGATCTCGCAGAAGACGTAGCTAA
- a CDS encoding bifunctional folylpolyglutamate synthase/dihydrofolate synthase, whose protein sequence is MTPPAYKLCLEKIYKLGRFGIKLELDTISNILSQLKTPQNNYNMVHVAGTNGKGSTATCIAAILSAAGFKTGIYTSPHLVRFNERICVNGQQISDADVVSAYEAVNAADNGSRRATFFEIVTAMAFYHFAKETVEWAVIETGMGGRFDATNVITPNVSVITNLSIEHSDYLGHTIRDLAREKGGIIKPGVPAVTAVSQPSGMDKLTKISNDKGSALYLFKNDFFIRKIPDQPAYNYKGLYQKFKGLTKPLPGEHQRENLALALAAVELIFEQNKETDPRYELTQELIHKGLARVHWPGRLEKVMDHPLVILDGAHNLRASVLLGKYLKQTLGNKRLTLVIGILDDKPYEAMLAQLLPRAQRVIVTKAKIDRSIESAVLAAAVKKIFKGDLQVIEDVQDAVSYAILTSCKNDAICIAGSLYVAGEAKEKFDSLK, encoded by the coding sequence ATGACCCCCCCCGCCTATAAACTGTGCCTGGAAAAAATTTACAAACTAGGCCGGTTTGGTATCAAGCTTGAGCTGGATACCATTTCAAATATTCTTTCACAACTCAAGACCCCTCAGAATAATTACAACATGGTTCATGTGGCCGGAACCAACGGCAAGGGATCCACGGCGACCTGTATTGCGGCAATCCTCAGCGCTGCCGGGTTTAAAACGGGTATCTACACAAGCCCTCACCTGGTCCGATTCAATGAACGCATCTGCGTGAACGGGCAACAGATCAGTGATGCAGATGTGGTCAGTGCATACGAGGCGGTGAACGCTGCCGACAATGGATCGCGCCGGGCCACCTTTTTTGAAATTGTCACGGCCATGGCCTTTTATCATTTTGCCAAAGAGACGGTGGAATGGGCGGTCATTGAAACCGGCATGGGGGGCAGATTTGACGCCACCAACGTTATTACGCCAAATGTCAGTGTTATCACCAACCTTTCCATTGAGCACAGCGATTACCTTGGACATACCATCAGGGATCTGGCCCGGGAAAAAGGCGGTATCATAAAACCAGGAGTGCCTGCAGTTACGGCCGTATCCCAGCCATCGGGAATGGACAAGCTGACTAAGATCTCCAACGATAAAGGATCAGCCCTTTACCTGTTCAAAAATGACTTTTTTATCCGCAAAATCCCTGACCAGCCAGCATATAATTACAAGGGACTTTATCAAAAGTTTAAAGGTCTGACCAAACCTTTACCCGGAGAACACCAGCGGGAGAACCTCGCTTTGGCCCTGGCGGCCGTTGAGCTTATTTTTGAACAAAACAAAGAAACAGATCCACGATATGAACTGACCCAGGAATTAATTCATAAAGGGCTTGCCCGGGTCCATTGGCCTGGCCGCCTTGAAAAAGTCATGGATCACCCCCTGGTTATCCTGGACGGGGCCCACAATCTCAGGGCATCTGTTCTGCTGGGCAAATACCTCAAGCAGACTTTAGGGAATAAAAGACTGACACTTGTCATCGGCATCCTGGATGATAAACCCTATGAAGCCATGCTGGCCCAACTTTTGCCCAGGGCCCAGCGGGTTATTGTAACCAAAGCCAAAATCGACCGCAGCATTGAGTCTGCAGTATTGGCCGCAGCAGTCAAAAAAATATTCAAAGGGGACTTGCAGGTTATCGAAGATGTACAAGATGCGGTATCTTACGCAATTTTGACGAGTTGTAAGAACGACGCCATCTGTATTGCAGGTTCCCTTTATGTGGCCGGCGAGGCTAAGGAAAAATTTGATAGCCTCAAATAA
- a CDS encoding cytochrome B6 — protein sequence MKKKNMFIKCFNIWIMLLVGISATAVYAQQAKVVSSYGPINQTETFEQIKAARMAVKSERAERQKKLLNARYDLSKKTTDEVTMSGGKPIPVGPTANLHGTTWEKLDKMTPEQIKKQGLFPYKPLPFADHAEGGMLFPEMITKSLPRLVRFDLDFDLPEHILPDPVPAIYLTTRPDLGDVAKGRLITIENYYEIFNGILNPKQLEGLRLLVTQFPQQQFNATEDRRTDRPDGMLGVTCFDCHANGHTNGANHLVGDIRPQEFRHRIETPTLRGMNIQRLFGSQRALKTVEDFTEFEQRAAYFDGDICMAVKKGVNVLERGSQVHAMAEFLAILDFPPASKLNIYGELDQTKANDSELRGETLFNDKARCAVCHPAPYYTDNNMHNLKAERFYKQELANDMMMAHDGPIKTFPLRGIKDSPPYMHDGRCFTLEDTVEYFNLIQQLHLKAQEKEDLVAFLRAL from the coding sequence ATGAAAAAGAAAAATATGTTCATTAAATGCTTCAATATCTGGATTATGTTGCTCGTTGGAATAAGCGCGACAGCAGTTTATGCACAGCAAGCTAAAGTCGTTTCCAGCTATGGGCCGATAAACCAAACAGAAACCTTCGAGCAAATCAAAGCGGCACGCATGGCAGTGAAAAGCGAGCGTGCCGAACGCCAAAAAAAATTATTAAACGCACGATATGACCTTTCAAAAAAGACAACGGATGAGGTCACAATGTCGGGAGGAAAGCCCATCCCAGTCGGACCGACAGCGAACCTTCACGGAACAACCTGGGAAAAGCTTGATAAAATGACTCCCGAACAAATAAAAAAACAAGGGTTATTCCCTTACAAGCCGTTACCTTTTGCTGACCATGCTGAAGGAGGTATGCTTTTCCCGGAGATGATCACAAAATCTTTGCCCAGGCTGGTTCGTTTTGACTTGGATTTCGACCTGCCCGAACATATTCTTCCAGACCCTGTCCCAGCAATTTATCTGACCACCCGTCCCGACCTTGGCGATGTGGCAAAGGGACGACTGATTACCATCGAAAATTATTATGAAATCTTTAACGGTATTTTGAACCCCAAACAGCTTGAGGGTCTCAGGCTCCTGGTTACCCAATTCCCCCAACAACAATTTAACGCGACCGAAGACCGCCGAACCGACCGGCCTGACGGCATGTTGGGCGTAACCTGTTTCGATTGTCATGCCAATGGCCATACTAACGGCGCCAACCATCTAGTTGGTGACATTCGACCCCAGGAATTTAGGCACCGCATTGAAACCCCTACCTTGAGAGGAATGAATATCCAGAGACTTTTCGGTTCCCAGCGTGCGCTTAAAACCGTAGAAGATTTCACCGAATTTGAACAGCGCGCCGCTTACTTTGACGGAGACATCTGCATGGCTGTTAAAAAAGGGGTTAATGTTCTTGAAAGAGGCTCCCAGGTACACGCCATGGCAGAATTTCTTGCAATTCTCGATTTTCCTCCAGCCTCTAAGCTCAACATTTACGGAGAGCTGGACCAGACCAAGGCGAACGATAGCGAACTGCGCGGTGAGACGCTTTTCAACGATAAGGCTAGATGCGCCGTATGCCACCCAGCCCCATACTACACTGATAATAATATGCATAACCTCAAAGCAGAGCGTTTTTACAAACAAGAACTGGCAAATGATATGATGATGGCCCACGATGGCCCCATTAAGACGTTCCCCTTGAGAGGCATCAAAGACTCCCCCCCATATATGCACGACGGAAGATGTTTCACCCTTGAGGATACAGTGGAATATTTTAATCTTATTCAGCAACTTCACTTGAAGGCTCAGGAAAAAGAGGATCTGGTTGCTTTCTTGCGCGCTTTATAG
- a CDS encoding glycosyltransferase family 4 protein, giving the protein MKPFHRTGLRIGLISYRSNPHCGGQGVYIRHLSHALSDLGHRVEVIAGPPNPLVNAGVNLTMLDTLDLYNPENLFRTPRIEELKDPVNLIEWLDICAMGYPEPMTFGMRVKRYMKGRTKSYDIIHDNQSLSYGMLALARDLPITATIHHPMTVDRRLAVKATRSFYKKLKTLRWYSFIGMQKRVARRIPSIITVSDSSKTDIAKEFKIPASRFKTIPNGIDLDNFFPLDHVKKDSGRLIVTNSADMPLKGLYHLLYAIKGVLKHRNVSLTVIGTPKKNGGIENLVKKLDLVRHIDFTGRIDHQRFVREYAKSQIAVVPSMYEGFGLPVGEAMACRVPVISTTGGALPEVAGDAAKLVPPGDAKALEKAIIELLDDEKQREDLACRGYERVTREFTWEKCAIRTAQVYREVINDYRGL; this is encoded by the coding sequence ATGAAACCATTCCATAGAACAGGCTTACGCATCGGACTGATCTCCTACCGGTCCAACCCCCATTGCGGGGGACAGGGTGTTTATATCCGTCATTTAAGCCATGCGTTGTCTGATCTTGGTCACCGGGTGGAAGTTATTGCCGGCCCCCCAAACCCTTTAGTCAATGCCGGTGTCAACCTTACCATGCTCGACACCCTGGATTTATATAACCCGGAAAATTTATTCCGAACGCCCCGTATTGAGGAACTCAAAGACCCGGTCAACCTCATTGAATGGCTTGACATCTGCGCCATGGGATATCCCGAACCCATGACATTCGGCATGCGGGTGAAGCGATATATGAAGGGCAGGACAAAAAGCTATGACATTATCCATGACAACCAAAGCCTTTCCTACGGTATGTTGGCCCTTGCCCGGGACCTGCCCATAACCGCCACGATCCATCATCCCATGACCGTGGACCGCCGCCTGGCGGTCAAAGCCACCAGGTCTTTTTATAAAAAACTTAAAACCCTTCGCTGGTACTCCTTTATCGGCATGCAAAAACGTGTTGCCCGAAGAATACCGTCCATAATCACGGTATCCGACAGCTCCAAAACAGATATTGCCAAAGAATTTAAAATCCCCGCATCAAGATTCAAAACCATTCCCAACGGCATTGATCTGGATAATTTTTTCCCCCTGGATCATGTAAAAAAGGACTCCGGCCGCCTGATCGTCACCAACAGTGCGGATATGCCCCTAAAAGGCTTATACCACCTGCTTTACGCAATTAAAGGGGTGTTAAAGCACAGGAATGTCTCCTTAACGGTCATTGGCACACCCAAAAAGAACGGTGGCATCGAAAATCTGGTTAAAAAGCTTGATCTTGTCCGCCATATAGACTTTACCGGCCGCATTGACCACCAGCGGTTTGTCCGGGAATATGCAAAATCCCAGATTGCGGTGGTACCCTCCATGTACGAAGGATTTGGTTTACCGGTTGGGGAGGCCATGGCCTGCCGGGTACCGGTAATTTCCACAACCGGCGGAGCCTTGCCCGAAGTGGCAGGAGATGCGGCAAAACTTGTCCCCCCCGGGGATGCCAAAGCGCTTGAAAAGGCCATCATTGAACTACTTGATGATGAAAAGCAGCGTGAAGATCTGGCCTGCCGGGGCTATGAACGGGTAACAAGAGAATTTACCTGGGAAAAATGCGCCATACGCACGGCCCAAGTCTACCGGGAGGTGATAAATGATTACCGTGGACTTTAA
- a CDS encoding class I SAM-dependent methyltransferase — translation MITVDFKRLGIAPGNRVLDIGCGEGRHTIRACRESGAICIGADFKFDNLLTTKGKLEFHEGLNDLSCRNWGLSAMDIMALPFEDNSFDVVICSEVLEHIPDDEKAVSELIRIVKPGKTLAVSVPRAWPEWICWQLSDEYHNANMGHVRIYGKQEIIERIRGKGPKYLGCHYAHSIHSPYWWLKCLVGVTRTDSLAVNLYHRLLLWDLMKKPALTSTIDHLLNPVLGKSLVLYFKKPI, via the coding sequence ATGATTACCGTGGACTTTAAACGTCTGGGCATTGCCCCCGGCAATCGGGTTCTGGACATCGGATGCGGCGAGGGCCGCCACACCATCAGGGCCTGTCGGGAATCCGGTGCCATCTGCATTGGTGCGGACTTTAAATTTGACAACCTGCTCACCACCAAAGGCAAACTTGAATTTCACGAGGGGTTAAATGACCTATCCTGCAGGAACTGGGGGTTGTCCGCCATGGATATCATGGCGCTTCCCTTTGAGGATAACAGTTTTGATGTGGTGATCTGCTCGGAGGTTTTGGAGCATATCCCGGATGACGAAAAAGCTGTTTCAGAACTGATTCGAATCGTCAAACCGGGCAAAACACTGGCCGTAAGTGTTCCCCGGGCCTGGCCCGAATGGATCTGCTGGCAGCTGTCGGATGAATATCACAACGCCAATATGGGTCATGTGAGAATCTACGGCAAACAAGAAATTATTGAAAGAATCAGGGGCAAAGGCCCAAAGTACCTGGGTTGTCATTATGCCCACAGCATCCACAGCCCCTATTGGTGGCTCAAATGCCTTGTGGGGGTGACCCGCACGGATTCGCTCGCCGTAAATCTCTACCACAGACTCTTATTATGGGACCTCATGAAAAAGCCGGCACTGACCAGCACTATTGACCACCTGCTTAACCCGGTACTTGGGAAAAGCCTGGTTCTGTATTTCAAAAAACCGATTTGA
- a CDS encoding acyloxyacyl hydrolase, whose amino-acid sequence MGYGQSADNIDIYRAGILKQWHVKWIESKTGYVCGYFELSYNRWKNGGDDVNAVALSPVFQYVFNVGNATWYPYIEAGIGAAYLDNYIIDNRDLSSNFLFEDRVGAGIRIKNMDISFRYMHYSNAALKEPNDGIDILIGTLTWFF is encoded by the coding sequence TTGGGGTATGGTCAAAGTGCTGATAATATTGATATTTATCGTGCAGGAATTTTAAAACAGTGGCATGTAAAATGGATTGAGAGCAAAACCGGTTATGTGTGCGGTTATTTTGAACTTTCCTATAACCGCTGGAAAAACGGGGGTGATGATGTGAACGCAGTCGCATTGTCTCCGGTCTTCCAGTATGTATTTAATGTAGGAAATGCGACCTGGTATCCATATATAGAGGCGGGGATTGGTGCTGCTTATCTGGACAATTATATTATCGATAACAGAGATCTCTCTTCAAATTTTCTGTTTGAAGACAGGGTTGGGGCTGGTATCAGAATCAAAAATATGGATATCAGTTTTCGCTACATGCATTATTCTAACGCCGCTTTAAAAGAGCCTAACGATGGCATTGATATTTTGATAGGTACCCTGACCTGGTTCTTTTAA
- a CDS encoding RsbRD N-terminal domain-containing protein: MKKTIEKNRDQLLDSWFHATINTYPAESARILGKKSDRFDNPIGGITRETLEEVLNLITENFSRESLEKALDPVIRIRAVQAFDPANAVSFVFALKEIGESVIEKADMIKFYRLVDEIALAAFNRYMKCREDVFLLKATESKRRIHRAFERAGLVAELSEEDLLGSKQS; the protein is encoded by the coding sequence TTGAAAAAAACTATAGAAAAAAACCGGGATCAACTGCTGGACAGTTGGTTTCATGCCACCATCAATACCTATCCTGCAGAATCTGCAAGGATTTTGGGCAAAAAATCCGATCGTTTTGATAATCCTATAGGAGGCATAACCAGGGAAACCCTTGAAGAAGTTTTAAACCTTATTACAGAAAACTTCAGCAGGGAAAGTCTTGAAAAAGCCCTGGATCCGGTTATTCGGATTCGTGCTGTTCAGGCATTCGACCCTGCAAATGCCGTAAGTTTTGTGTTTGCATTGAAGGAAATCGGAGAAAGCGTCATTGAAAAGGCAGATATGATAAAATTTTATCGCCTGGTGGACGAAATTGCCCTGGCTGCTTTCAACCGGTACATGAAATGTAGAGAGGATGTTTTCCTTTTAAAGGCCACGGAGAGCAAACGACGCATCCATCGGGCCTTTGAAAGGGCAGGTTTAGTAGCGGAGCTGTCAGAGGAAGACCTCTTAGGCTCCAAACAATCTTAA